One Sphaeramia orbicularis chromosome 21, fSphaOr1.1, whole genome shotgun sequence DNA window includes the following coding sequences:
- the LOC115411891 gene encoding protein FEV: MEHKTHDPTENLLKESKATSWGPINTGVQKGSGQIQLWQFLLELLSDSTNMSCIAWEGTNGEFKLIDPDEVARRWGERKSKPNMNYDKLSRALRYYYDKNIMTKVHGKRYAYKFDFHGLAQVCQPSTTEQAIYKFQGNFSPIPFSGISKLNLVAPGVAPSGFSYWPGSPPAALYHSHNLQPPGPFGTVSPSHISCVNNINSLSNINNHYN; the protein is encoded by the exons ATGGAGCACAAAACACATG ATCCAACAGAAAATCTGTTGAAGGAAAGCAAAGCCACGTCCTGGGGTCCAATAAACACAGGAGTACAGAAAG GCAGTGGTCAGATCCAGCTGTGGCAGTTCCTCCTGGAGCTCCTCTCGGACAGCACCAACATGTCGTGCATCGCCTGGGAAGGAACCAACGGCGAGTTCAAGCTCATCGACCCGGACGAGGTGGCCCGGCGCTGGGGGGAGCGCAAAAGCAAACCCAACATGAACTATGACAAGCTGAGCCGGGCCCTGCGCTACTACTACGACAAGAACATCATGACCAAAGTCCACGGAAAGCGTTACGCATACAAGTTTGACTTCCACGGCCTGGCGCAGGTGTGCCAGCCGTCCACCACGGAGCAGGCCATCTACAAGTTCCAGGGGAACTTCTCCCCTATTCCGTTTTCAGGGATCTCCAAACTGAACCTGGTGGCTCCAGGTGTGGCCCCCTCGGGCTTCTCGTACTGGCCCGGGTCCCCACCGGCGGCCCTGTACCACAGCCACAACCTGCAGCCTCCGGGCCCGTTCGGCACCGTGTCCCCGTCCCACATCAGCTGCGTCAACAACATCAACAGTCTGAGCAACATCAACAACCACTATAACTGA
- the LOC115411843 gene encoding beta-crystallin A2-like isoform X2 encodes MNTQQMEQMGQFKITVWEEENFQGKRCEFMLECQNIMERGFNKIRSFKVENGPWVGYEYPEFQGQQFILEKGDYPRYEAWSGNSSYRTEHMLSFRPIKCANHSDSKVTMYECEDFQGRKFEMCDDYPSLQAMGWCSKEVPSIKVNSGAWVAYQFPGYRGYQYILERDRHQGEYRNYNEYSTQAHTNQVQSIRRIQH; translated from the exons ATGAACACTCAACAGATGGAGCAGATGGGCCAGTTCAAGATCACAGTCTGGGAGGAGGAGAACTTCCAGGGAAAGCGCTGTGAGTTCATGCTGGAGTGCCAGAACATCATGGAGAGGGGCTTCAACAAGATCCGCTCCTTCAAGGTTGAGAATGGACC TTGGGTGGGTTATGAGTACCCAGAGTTCCAGGGACAGCAGTTTATCCTGGAGAAGGGAGACTACCCTCGCTATGAGGCCTGGAGTGGAAACAGCAGCTACAGAACCGAGCACATGCTGTCCTTCAGACCCATCAAGTGCGCT AACCACAGTGACAGCAAGGTGACCATGTACGAGTGCGAGGACTTCCAGGGCCGTAAGTTTGAGATGTGCGACGACTACCCCTCCCTACAGGCCATGGGCTGGTGCAGCAAGGAGGTGCCTTCCATCAAAGTTAACTCCGGAGC CTGGGTGGCCTACCAGTTCCCTGGTTACCGTGGTTACCAGTACATCCTGGAGAGGGACAGACACCAAGGCGAGTACAGAAACTACAATGAGTACAGCACCCAGGCCCACACCAACCAGGTGCAGTCCATTCGTAGGATCCAGCACTAA
- the LOC115411843 gene encoding beta-crystallin A2-like isoform X1: MFFGCCVKILYLLLQRVTPKGEAAAMNTQQMEQMGQFKITVWEEENFQGKRCEFMLECQNIMERGFNKIRSFKVENGPWVGYEYPEFQGQQFILEKGDYPRYEAWSGNSSYRTEHMLSFRPIKCANHSDSKVTMYECEDFQGRKFEMCDDYPSLQAMGWCSKEVPSIKVNSGAWVAYQFPGYRGYQYILERDRHQGEYRNYNEYSTQAHTNQVQSIRRIQH, from the exons ATGTTTTTTGGGTGTTGTGTTAAAATACTGTACCTTCTTCTCCAGAGAGTAACCCCTAAGGGAGAAGCAGCAGCCATGAACACTCAACAGATGGAGCAGATGGGCCAGTTCAAGATCACAGTCTGGGAGGAGGAGAACTTCCAGGGAAAGCGCTGTGAGTTCATGCTGGAGTGCCAGAACATCATGGAGAGGGGCTTCAACAAGATCCGCTCCTTCAAGGTTGAGAATGGACC TTGGGTGGGTTATGAGTACCCAGAGTTCCAGGGACAGCAGTTTATCCTGGAGAAGGGAGACTACCCTCGCTATGAGGCCTGGAGTGGAAACAGCAGCTACAGAACCGAGCACATGCTGTCCTTCAGACCCATCAAGTGCGCT AACCACAGTGACAGCAAGGTGACCATGTACGAGTGCGAGGACTTCCAGGGCCGTAAGTTTGAGATGTGCGACGACTACCCCTCCCTACAGGCCATGGGCTGGTGCAGCAAGGAGGTGCCTTCCATCAAAGTTAACTCCGGAGC CTGGGTGGCCTACCAGTTCCCTGGTTACCGTGGTTACCAGTACATCCTGGAGAGGGACAGACACCAAGGCGAGTACAGAAACTACAATGAGTACAGCACCCAGGCCCACACCAACCAGGTGCAGTCCATTCGTAGGATCCAGCACTAA